The following coding sequences are from one Trueperaceae bacterium window:
- a CDS encoding peptidase, with product MIKVFDGHNDTLLRLLKNPTTDFFKMHRSGHIDFPRGKLGGFAGGFFALFTPGCSLLDTTRGPKGRGRKTGLFEPINHERALTGTLNLAAKLLCLERASRGSFMIIRSIDQLLQCMTSEVIGAIMHLEGAEAIDENLNCLEVLYAAGLRSLGITWSRGNIFGTGVSLDHFPGTPDIGPGLTKQGRRLVSACNQLGILIDLSHLNEKGFWDVAALSDKPLVATHSNSHTLCPSPRNLTDKQLFEVAGTGGVVGINFGVRFLREDGKEAPSTPIAEIVNHVNYLVDTIGIHHVAFGSDFDGTTIPNSMGDVRGLPKLINALRKIGYGDNDLKKIASENWARVLKTTWRQ from the coding sequence ATGATTAAGGTCTTCGACGGTCATAACGACACCCTTTTGAGATTACTAAAAAACCCAACTACAGACTTTTTTAAAATGCACCGGTCCGGCCATATAGACTTCCCTAGGGGAAAGCTGGGGGGATTCGCTGGCGGTTTTTTTGCATTGTTCACTCCTGGGTGCTCACTGCTTGATACGACGAGGGGGCCGAAGGGCCGTGGTCGAAAAACTGGCCTTTTCGAACCAATTAATCACGAAAGGGCGTTAACCGGGACATTAAATTTGGCAGCTAAATTGTTATGCCTTGAAAGAGCTTCAAGAGGATCTTTTATGATTATTAGGTCCATAGATCAACTTCTTCAGTGTATGACTTCAGAAGTAATCGGAGCAATAATGCACCTAGAAGGAGCAGAAGCGATTGATGAAAATCTCAACTGCCTGGAAGTATTGTATGCAGCGGGCCTACGCTCCCTAGGGATCACTTGGAGTCGTGGAAATATTTTTGGTACTGGCGTTTCGTTAGATCACTTTCCTGGAACTCCAGACATAGGACCCGGCCTCACTAAACAAGGTCGGAGGCTGGTGTCAGCCTGCAATCAATTAGGCATATTGATTGACCTATCCCATCTGAATGAAAAAGGCTTTTGGGACGTAGCAGCTTTATCAGATAAACCTCTCGTTGCAACCCACTCTAATTCCCATACTCTATGTCCGTCACCGCGAAACCTAACGGATAAACAGCTCTTTGAGGTAGCCGGAACCGGAGGTGTAGTAGGCATAAATTTTGGGGTACGGTTCTTACGCGAAGACGGCAAAGAAGCTCCCTCAACCCCCATCGCCGAGATTGTTAACCATGTAAATTACCTAGTCGACACCATAGGGATTCACCACGTAGCATTCGGCTCAGATTTTGACGGGACCACAATACCTAATTCCATGGGGGATGTTCGAGGTTTACCGAAATTAATTAATGCTCTCCGAAAAATCGGTTACGGAGATAATGACCTTAAAAAGATCGCTTCCGAGAACTGGGCGCGTGTTCTCAAAACAACCTGGCGGCAATAA